A window of the Falco rusticolus isolate bFalRus1 chromosome 1, bFalRus1.pri, whole genome shotgun sequence genome harbors these coding sequences:
- the LOC119140732 gene encoding T-box-containing protein TBX6L has translation MQALPDVKAPCEALPSPSLEPYPQSSIVVTLEDMGLWMKFHQIGTEMIITKSGRRMFPQCKIKVSGLIPYAKYLMLVDFVPMDNFRYKWNKDQWEVAGKAEPQLPCRTYVHPDSPAPGSHWMKEPVSFQKLKLTNNTLDQHGHIILHSMHRYKPRFHIVQADDLFSVRWSIFQVFSFPETVFTSVTAYQNEQITKLKIDNNPFAKGFREHGKNTRREGRAKCQKLSPAKGQKRKLPEEKESGAEERDFEKDENVDVKEESNPVVVSSGYPFWVSEQNGSHTFPAASPVPPDQREGLGREQQVPTASYQTYRFHEAGDSQQLPTRDAASLNDFRARCHALDLATVPEHDSKQLPEGFTNLPPLPPPLPPPQDYTGVVNMALDSVGKPGARAPMYSPYGTEQGLGQWMVPSHSQYRAMSYSAFSTEYNTQAAPGHAHGTMAEWSQYPLFPYACW, from the exons ATGCAAGCTTTACCAG ATGTGAAAGCACCATGTGAGGCACTTCCTTCTCCCAGCCTGGAGCCCTACCCACAGAGCTCCATTGTGGTCACCCTTGAGGACATGGGTCTCTGGATGAAGTTTCATCAGATAGGAACTGAGATGATCATCACCAAATCTGGCAG aCGAATGTTTCCACAATGCAAAATCAAAGTCTCTGGCTTAATCCCATATGCCAAGTACCTCATGCTGGTAGATTTTGTGCCAATGGACAACTTCAGGTACAAG TGGAATAAAGATCAGTGGGAAGttgctggaaaagcagagccCCAGCTCCCTTGTCGCACCTACGTCCACCCAGattccccagctcctggcagccaCTGGATGAAAGAACCTGTCTCCTTCCAAAAACTGAAGCTCACCAACAACACTCTGGATCAACATGGGCAT ATCATCCTTCACTCCATGCACCGTTACAAGCCTCGCTTCCACATTGTGCAGGCAGATGACCTCTTCAGTGTCCGCTGGAGCATCTTCCAAGTCTTCAGCTTCCCTGAGACTGTCTTCACTTCTGTTACTGCCTACCAGAATGAGCAG attacaAAGCTCAAGATTGACAACAATCCATTTGCTAAAGGTTTCCGAGAGCATGGGAAGAACACTCGAAG ggAAGGACGAGCCAAATGCCAGAAGCTTAGTCCAGCCAAGGGCCAGAAGAGGAAGCTGCCTGAGGAAAAGGAGTCTGGAGCTGAGGAACGAG ATTTTGAGAAGGATGAGAATGTAGATGTGAAGGAAGAGAGTAACCCCGTTGTGGTCAGCAGCGGATACCCGTTCTGGGTCTCGGAGCAGAATGGCAGCCATACCTTTCCTGCAGCGTCGCCGGTGCCACCTGACCAGAGGGAGGGGCTGGGCAGAGAGCAGCAAGTGCCTACAGCATCCTACCAGACATATCG GTTCCACGaagctggggacagccagcagcttcccaccCGCGATGCAGCAAGCTTGAATGATTTCCGGGCAAGGTGCCATGCCTTGGATCTCGCCACAGTGCCCGAGCACGACTCCAAACAACTCCCAGAGGGCTTCACCAACCTGCCTCCGCTCCCCccacctctgcctcctccccaggaCTACACAGGAGTGGTGAACATGGCTCTAGACTCTGTTGGGAAACCTGGGGCCCGAGCGCCCATGTACAGTCCCTATGGCACCGAGCAAGGGCTTGGCCAGTGGATGGTGCCTTCCCACAGCCAGTACAGGGCAATGAGCTACTCAGCCTTCTCCACAGAGTACAATACACAGGCGGCTCCTGGACATGCCCATGGGACCATGGCAGAGTGGAGCCAGTACCCTCTGTTCCCCTATGCCTGCTGGTGA